From Novipirellula artificiosorum, the proteins below share one genomic window:
- a CDS encoding AraC family transcriptional regulator, whose protein sequence is MNGPPKVALLVETARGYGQQMLRGIIRYGRLHGPWRFYLTPGDFEQAVPRMREWGGTGIIARIETPRIAKAILDSGLPTIALDLSDKQLDTDHPLSQLSEVKSDSVGAATMAAEYLLRRGFRQFAFIGIADRVWSAKRQEGFCHAIEKAGFEVHVYHAPKSRRLRVWEREQPRLAEWLSTLPLPIAVMACNDDRGREVAEACHVAGIRIPEELALIGVDNDDLLCELADPPLSSVVLNAAGVGFRAAELLDQMMRGDEVEPRCLIAEPLSVVTRRSTDMIAIEDPDVVEALRFIHDHASEPIQVADILRQLDISRRNLELRFSHMVGRTLHAELQRIRLQRARTLLLESDLPVPKIAVASGYATPSYFIQVFRKEYGTTPSRYRRELRGDSA, encoded by the coding sequence ATGAATGGCCCTCCCAAAGTTGCACTGCTGGTCGAAACCGCTCGCGGGTATGGACAGCAGATGCTGCGAGGGATCATTCGTTACGGTCGACTGCATGGGCCGTGGCGTTTCTATTTGACGCCGGGTGATTTCGAACAAGCGGTGCCGCGAATGCGAGAATGGGGGGGCACGGGGATCATTGCCCGAATCGAGACACCACGCATCGCCAAAGCAATCCTCGATTCTGGACTCCCGACGATCGCTTTGGATTTGTCAGACAAACAACTTGATACCGATCACCCCCTCTCGCAACTCAGCGAAGTGAAATCGGATTCGGTCGGCGCCGCCACGATGGCGGCGGAGTACTTGCTGCGACGCGGCTTTCGCCAGTTTGCCTTCATTGGAATCGCCGACCGCGTGTGGTCCGCGAAACGCCAAGAGGGGTTCTGCCATGCGATTGAGAAAGCCGGCTTTGAGGTTCACGTCTACCATGCTCCGAAATCACGACGGTTGCGAGTCTGGGAACGGGAACAACCGCGGCTTGCGGAGTGGCTCTCGACGTTGCCTTTGCCGATCGCCGTGATGGCATGCAACGACGATCGGGGACGTGAAGTCGCCGAGGCGTGCCACGTCGCGGGAATTCGTATCCCCGAAGAATTGGCGCTGATCGGAGTCGATAACGATGATTTGCTTTGTGAATTGGCCGATCCGCCGCTGTCGAGCGTGGTGCTCAATGCCGCCGGAGTTGGGTTTCGCGCTGCAGAACTACTGGATCAGATGATGCGTGGCGACGAAGTCGAGCCAAGGTGCTTGATCGCGGAACCCCTTAGCGTTGTGACCCGTCGTAGCACCGACATGATTGCGATTGAGGATCCCGATGTCGTTGAAGCGCTTCGTTTTATTCATGACCACGCCAGCGAACCGATACAAGTTGCCGACATTTTGCGTCAGTTGGACATTTCCCGTCGCAATCTGGAGTTGCGTTTCTCGCACATGGTCGGGCGAACGCTGCACGCAGAACTGCAACGCATACGACTTCAGCGTGCCCGGACGCTGTTATTGGAATCGGATTTGCCCGTTCCCAAGATCGCGGTTGCA
- a CDS encoding aldehyde dehydrogenase family protein, whose product MSATFSDTTPEINIRETDCFINGNWVPSISGKTFSTINPATEEVIAQVAEGDAADVDLAAKAARDAFDSGDWPKMDARDRGRLLYQLADRIEQDIDELAALETLDNGKPISESRYGDLPLVIDCMRYYAGFADKIQGSTVPIRGNYFCYTRREPIGVAGQIIPWNFPMLMTTWKWSPALAAGCTIVMKPAEQTPLTCLRMAQLAKEVGFPDGVINVVPGYGPTAGAAVVKHPLIDKIAFTGEHRTAQIITRDSAETLKRLTFELGGKSPNVIFADADLDAAAMGAYVGLFLNQGQCCCAGSRVFVENRVHDEFLEKLQKLTRDRKVGNPFDPATHQGPQVDQAQFDKIMSYVDKGRAEGATCVTGGHRVGNKGYFVEPTIFDGVQDQMAIATDEIFGPVLSVLTFEDKEDMIRRANNTFYGLAAAVWTRDLSIAHDFARRVRAGTIWVNCYDVFDAAAPFGGFKMSGYGRELGEEGLRAYTENKTVTVALS is encoded by the coding sequence ATGTCAGCGACTTTTTCCGACACGACTCCTGAAATCAACATTCGTGAAACCGACTGTTTCATCAACGGCAATTGGGTTCCTTCGATTAGTGGGAAGACCTTTTCGACCATTAATCCAGCAACCGAGGAAGTCATCGCCCAAGTGGCCGAGGGGGATGCTGCCGACGTCGATTTGGCTGCCAAGGCGGCTCGCGATGCGTTTGACTCGGGCGATTGGCCTAAGATGGACGCGCGAGATCGAGGACGATTGCTTTATCAGTTGGCGGATCGAATCGAACAAGACATTGATGAATTGGCTGCTCTCGAAACGCTCGACAATGGCAAACCCATCAGCGAGAGCCGCTACGGCGATCTGCCTTTGGTGATCGATTGCATGCGTTACTACGCGGGGTTTGCGGACAAGATCCAAGGCAGCACCGTTCCGATCCGCGGCAACTATTTCTGTTACACACGGCGTGAACCGATTGGCGTTGCGGGACAGATCATCCCCTGGAATTTCCCGATGCTGATGACCACTTGGAAATGGAGTCCCGCCCTGGCTGCTGGCTGCACGATCGTCATGAAACCGGCCGAACAAACTCCGTTGACCTGCCTTCGGATGGCTCAGTTGGCCAAAGAGGTCGGCTTTCCCGACGGAGTCATCAATGTGGTTCCCGGCTATGGCCCTACGGCGGGCGCCGCAGTCGTGAAGCATCCGCTGATCGACAAGATCGCCTTCACGGGCGAGCATCGCACGGCTCAGATCATCACGCGAGATTCCGCGGAGACGCTGAAACGATTGACGTTTGAACTGGGGGGCAAAAGCCCCAACGTGATCTTCGCCGACGCGGATTTGGATGCGGCAGCGATGGGAGCGTATGTGGGGCTGTTCCTCAATCAAGGCCAATGTTGCTGTGCCGGCAGTCGCGTTTTTGTTGAGAACCGTGTCCATGACGAGTTTCTTGAAAAGCTACAAAAGTTGACGCGAGACCGAAAAGTGGGCAATCCGTTTGACCCCGCTACCCACCAGGGGCCACAGGTCGACCAGGCTCAATTTGACAAGATCATGTCGTATGTCGACAAGGGACGCGCCGAAGGTGCAACGTGCGTCACCGGCGGCCATCGCGTGGGTAACAAAGGGTACTTTGTCGAGCCGACCATTTTCGATGGAGTCCAAGATCAAATGGCAATCGCGACCGACGAGATCTTTGGCCCCGTGCTGAGCGTGCTGACGTTTGAGGACAAAGAGGACATGATTCGTCGTGCCAACAATACGTTCTATGGACTTGCTGCGGCAGTCTGGACTCGCGACCTTTCGATTGCCCACGATTTTGCTCGACGTGTCCGCGCAGGCACCATCTGGGTGAATTGTTACGATGTGTTTGATGCGGCTGCCCCCTTTGGTGGATTCAAGATGAGTGGGTATGGCCGCGAACTCGGTGAAGAGGGCTTGCGGGCTTATACCGAAAACAAAACAGTGACGGTGGCACTTTCGTGA
- a CDS encoding DUF58 domain-containing protein, with amino-acid sequence MNDAINQVAKQEFQWLTQLPWLLLALIALPLVLAAWRSKIYPTRWWIAWVGLAVALSLFTVFAPAMIIAVGILDGLVITVAAVDYLLLYLATNDGIHVSRELPRTCSLGVPVASELTVENGTLLTLSGEVCDDLPEHFTASPNQHTLRLPPRGRMTAHRKMTPTRRGAFELEYVYMGFLSPLRLWNRQLRLELHNRLNVYPDMKQLSDYALLARTNRLSLIGVRRTRRIGQDSDFERLRDYSRDDNYRHIDWRSTARRHKLTVRQFQSDQSQRVMFLLDCGRMMTNERDGYSLLDHALNSVLMMSYVALSQGDAVGMLCFSDTIHAFIPPRGGSSQMNRLIQAGFDQFPRLVESRYDQAFLYLSTHCKRRSLVVLTTNVIDEVNGAAVVDYLTNLSGHHLPLGVLLRDHTMFDAADSPSGSRFSMYRSAAAADILLWRHQVLKDLEHRGVLVVDAFPDELTAPLVNQYLEIKAKHLL; translated from the coding sequence GTGAACGATGCGATCAACCAAGTTGCGAAGCAAGAATTCCAGTGGCTCACTCAATTGCCATGGCTGCTGCTCGCGCTGATTGCTTTGCCGCTGGTGCTTGCCGCCTGGCGATCCAAGATCTATCCAACGCGGTGGTGGATCGCATGGGTCGGGTTGGCGGTCGCGTTGAGCCTCTTCACCGTCTTTGCTCCTGCGATGATCATTGCGGTAGGGATCCTTGATGGGTTGGTCATCACCGTCGCGGCGGTCGATTACTTGTTGCTCTATTTGGCGACCAACGATGGGATTCATGTTTCGCGAGAACTGCCTCGAACCTGCTCGTTGGGAGTCCCGGTGGCCAGTGAGTTGACCGTTGAAAATGGTACGCTGCTGACACTTTCCGGCGAGGTCTGTGATGATTTACCCGAACATTTTACGGCGTCACCGAATCAGCACACGTTGCGGCTTCCGCCACGCGGTCGGATGACCGCGCATCGTAAAATGACGCCCACCCGACGCGGCGCCTTTGAACTCGAGTACGTTTACATGGGTTTCCTTAGCCCGCTACGGTTGTGGAACCGCCAACTTCGGCTCGAACTTCACAATCGGTTGAATGTCTATCCCGACATGAAGCAGTTGTCGGATTACGCATTGCTGGCTCGCACGAATCGGCTCAGCTTGATCGGAGTTCGTCGCACGCGTCGAATTGGGCAAGATAGCGACTTCGAACGACTGAGAGATTACAGTCGTGATGACAATTACCGTCACATTGATTGGCGCAGCACAGCCCGTCGTCACAAGTTGACGGTGCGGCAATTCCAGAGTGACCAAAGTCAGCGAGTGATGTTTCTGCTCGATTGCGGTCGCATGATGACGAACGAGCGAGACGGCTACTCGCTACTCGACCATGCGCTCAACTCGGTATTGATGATGTCCTATGTCGCGTTAAGCCAAGGCGACGCGGTCGGCATGTTGTGCTTCTCCGATACGATCCATGCCTTCATTCCACCACGAGGTGGCAGCAGCCAGATGAATCGTTTGATCCAAGCGGGGTTTGACCAATTTCCGCGACTGGTGGAATCACGCTATGACCAGGCATTCTTGTACTTGTCGACGCATTGTAAACGTCGCTCGTTGGTGGTGCTGACCACCAACGTGATTGACGAAGTCAATGGCGCAGCCGTCGTCGACTACCTCACCAACCTAAGCGGGCATCATTTGCCACTCGGTGTTTTACTTCGAGACCATACCATGTTCGACGCGGCGGATTCCCCGTCGGGCAGCCGCTTTTCAATGTATCGTTCGGCAGCCGCCGCGGATATTTTGCTGTGGCGACACCAAGTCCTGAAGGATCTTGAACATCGCGGCGTGTTGGTCGTCGACGCGTTCCCCGATGAATTGACCGCCCCGCTCGTGAATCAATATCTTGAAATCAAGGCAAAGCATCTGTTGTAG
- a CDS encoding ComEA family DNA-binding protein, with product MHCFTMVGCERFKTDDSPLAQVRVQWTLAIGTLLSLVALVGLCGWSLLGIEPPRGMQNHARLLLLDINEAGSTELSLLPTVGPVLADRIVTDRIRHGPFETVEQLQRVAGIGPKTVQAITPYCVVKLPSPTCVTTTTDALP from the coding sequence ATGCATTGCTTCACGATGGTCGGTTGCGAGCGTTTCAAAACGGACGACAGCCCATTGGCTCAGGTACGAGTCCAGTGGACCTTGGCCATCGGAACGTTGCTGTCGCTGGTCGCCTTGGTCGGGTTGTGTGGTTGGTCGCTGCTCGGCATCGAGCCGCCTCGGGGTATGCAGAACCACGCTCGTTTGTTGCTCTTGGACATCAACGAAGCGGGTTCAACGGAACTGTCTCTGTTGCCCACCGTCGGCCCTGTGTTGGCAGATCGGATCGTCACCGATCGCATCCGTCACGGTCCTTTCGAAACGGTTGAACAGTTGCAGCGTGTTGCAGGAATCGGTCCCAAGACGGTACAGGCAATCACCCCCTATTGTGTTGTTAAGTTGCCATCACCGACTTGCGTGACGACTACAACAGATGCTTTGCCTTGA
- the nadC gene encoding carboxylating nicotinate-nucleotide diphosphorylase, with the protein MNDYKTVTADERLENDLRALVRLSIAEDLCSSVDWTTVCLIQPDARGSCQIVPRVSGVCAGLATLAWMVDEFDADLETECLQSDASTMVPGRPIAKLRGNVRDLLTCERTVLNILSRLCGVATLTQAYVHAMGTTSSRLYDTRKTTPGWRLLEKYAVSCGGGHNHRSGLYDGFLIKDNHLSLAGVDASGPLSASAAARKAIAWRGATVEHLTAPQIVEIEVDTLDQFRDVIQARPDIVLLDNFTVEQLREAVAIRNDSALSLELEASGNVRLETIAEIATTGVDRISCGALTHQATSLDLGLDWFDETLS; encoded by the coding sequence ATGAATGACTACAAGACTGTGACGGCAGACGAACGTTTAGAAAATGACCTGCGAGCTCTTGTTCGACTGTCCATTGCCGAAGACCTATGCAGCTCGGTGGATTGGACGACCGTTTGTTTGATCCAACCGGACGCCCGAGGGAGCTGCCAAATCGTTCCTCGCGTGAGCGGGGTCTGCGCGGGACTCGCAACCTTAGCTTGGATGGTCGATGAATTCGATGCAGACTTAGAGACCGAGTGTTTACAATCCGATGCATCTACGATGGTCCCGGGTAGGCCGATCGCGAAACTTCGCGGCAATGTTCGCGATCTTTTGACATGCGAACGCACGGTGTTGAACATCCTCAGTCGGTTGTGTGGCGTCGCCACGTTGACGCAGGCTTACGTGCATGCGATGGGCACGACGTCCTCGCGTTTGTACGACACACGGAAAACGACTCCCGGTTGGCGGCTGCTCGAAAAATACGCGGTCTCCTGCGGCGGGGGCCATAATCATCGTAGCGGCCTGTATGACGGCTTCTTGATCAAAGACAATCATCTCTCGCTTGCGGGAGTTGACGCATCGGGTCCCCTATCCGCCAGTGCCGCCGCCCGCAAAGCGATTGCGTGGCGAGGTGCCACCGTGGAGCATTTAACGGCCCCGCAAATCGTCGAAATCGAAGTCGATACGTTGGACCAATTTCGTGATGTCATCCAAGCTCGGCCCGACATCGTGTTGCTGGACAACTTCACCGTGGAGCAACTTCGCGAAGCCGTTGCCATCCGAAACGATTCCGCCCTGTCGCTCGAACTTGAAGCATCCGGGAACGTTCGTTTGGAAACCATCGCTGAAATCGCTACGACCGGTGTAGACCGCATCAGCTGTGGTGCATTGACGCACCAAGCCACTTCTTTGGACCTTGGATTGGATTGGTTCGATGAAACGCTGAGCTAG
- a CDS encoding undecaprenyl-phosphate glucose phosphotransferase, giving the protein MQSPIVPHRRWWDFIQPTLDASGVFASLAIVKWIARGGIDETAQAMGLIAVVVFLLTGQLTGLYRKSHAGSANMEISSIVATWSLTALILAMLGFATRYSQEFARSVIFAWWVLAPALIGLLRMALRIVQQGLLRRGVGTRQIAIAGLNQLGIQMATNVADDPSLGFNLVGFFDDRNETRFNGSDHASHSLSGDLPELVQLARQGAIDTIFITLPMRAEDRIRELLDQLSDSTVSVYIVPDFFVFELLHSRWTSMGGIPAVSVFENPLFGVDGVVKRITDICIATAAIGVAAIPMLAIAAIVKLTSPGPVFFRQKRYGLDGREILVWKFRSMRTCDNGPVVKQATKNDPRVTRVGNILRRSSLDELPQLFNVLEGSMSLVGPRPHASAHNEEYRSRIRGYMLRHKVKPGITGLAQVNGCRGETDTIEKMEQRVDWDHRYIRSWSLWLDLKILIKTLRVVWSQSEAY; this is encoded by the coding sequence ATGCAGTCACCAATCGTTCCTCATCGACGATGGTGGGATTTTATCCAGCCAACACTCGACGCTTCGGGCGTTTTCGCTTCGCTCGCGATCGTCAAATGGATTGCTCGCGGAGGCATCGACGAAACGGCTCAGGCGATGGGATTGATCGCCGTGGTGGTCTTCTTGTTGACGGGGCAGTTAACAGGACTCTACCGCAAAAGCCACGCGGGATCTGCAAACATGGAGATCTCCAGTATCGTGGCGACGTGGAGTCTCACGGCGTTGATCCTGGCGATGCTCGGGTTCGCGACCCGCTATAGCCAAGAATTTGCTCGCTCGGTCATCTTTGCTTGGTGGGTATTGGCACCGGCGTTGATTGGCCTATTGCGAATGGCATTGCGAATCGTCCAGCAAGGACTGCTTCGCCGCGGCGTTGGGACGCGGCAAATCGCGATTGCGGGCTTGAACCAACTCGGCATTCAAATGGCAACCAATGTCGCAGACGATCCCTCATTGGGGTTCAACTTGGTCGGCTTTTTCGATGATCGCAATGAAACCCGCTTCAACGGCAGCGATCATGCGTCCCATTCCCTTTCGGGCGACCTGCCCGAGTTGGTCCAACTGGCTCGGCAAGGGGCCATTGATACCATCTTCATCACTCTTCCGATGCGAGCGGAAGATCGAATTCGCGAACTACTCGATCAACTGAGTGACTCGACCGTTTCGGTCTACATTGTGCCAGACTTTTTTGTCTTTGAGTTGCTGCACTCGCGATGGACCAGCATGGGAGGGATCCCCGCTGTCAGCGTTTTCGAAAACCCGTTGTTTGGTGTCGATGGTGTGGTGAAACGGATCACGGACATCTGCATCGCGACGGCAGCCATCGGCGTGGCCGCAATTCCAATGCTTGCGATCGCCGCGATCGTGAAATTAACGTCGCCCGGCCCCGTCTTCTTTCGCCAAAAGCGTTATGGGCTTGATGGTCGCGAGATTCTGGTGTGGAAGTTCCGATCGATGCGAACCTGTGACAATGGGCCGGTGGTGAAACAAGCGACAAAGAACGATCCACGCGTCACGCGAGTCGGAAACATCCTGCGGCGATCCAGCCTCGATGAACTGCCTCAATTATTCAATGTGCTCGAAGGATCGATGTCACTGGTGGGGCCGCGGCCGCATGCATCCGCCCACAATGAAGAATACCGCAGTCGCATTCGGGGCTACATGCTACGTCACAAAGTCAAACCAGGTATCACAGGGTTGGCGCAAGTCAATGGCTGCCGCGGTGAAACCGATACGATTGAGAAAATGGAACAACGGGTCGATTGGGACCACCGCTACATCCGTAGTTGGTCGCTCTGGTTAGACCTGAAGATCCTGATCAAGACGTTGCGAGTGGTATGGAGCCAATCGGAAGCGTACTAG
- a CDS encoding Gfo/Idh/MocA family protein translates to MVDKLSAEQREVGKENYYEAVGSYYDVNRRDFLRGIISASAVSGAGLGAAYFGYGKVNDPVRVAVIGTGDEGNVLIGGCNPEYVDVKAICDIRPFSQFRAFNGDWSSPAALGRRPGLINIAGYKNEAEARRNVKVYDGSNGGIMACLDDPDIEAVIIALPLWLHAPVAAQAMERGLHVLTEKLMAHNVAQCKVMARMSAELEDKAGNPIHLATGHQRHYNVKYDNAVNLIRWGLLGQLHHIRAQWHRGNLPGADSWSMPIPGGEKMKNGKMFDRIAKDLEYRRKQLADAPAEDVERLRMEVAQWEAWDADKNVDPSKFGYEQFTLQDKIFTSMEELHRWRLFDRTGAGLMAELGSHQLDAVSIFLSSLRDDGKKVHPLSVHAVGGRHIMPLDREVGDHVYCMFEFPGPDYSETFDVGYYDRVEMYPNPDQQNYGPVAGYDTDPNKKVVVTYSSINGNGFGGWGEVVMGTKGTLILDKETDVLLYRNSDTSSKVGVSKNAGGGYALDTSASGDFAAPTAKAADAGPVSRGYREEIEDWAYCIRNPSPENKVRCYPAVAMGDAVIAMTTNVALKNANSGKGGYMKFEEDWFEVDNDATPDGSKIADAEAFMKKPVA, encoded by the coding sequence GCGAAGTTGGCAAAGAAAATTACTACGAAGCCGTTGGCAGCTATTATGACGTTAACCGTCGCGACTTCCTGAGAGGCATCATTTCGGCCAGTGCCGTCAGCGGTGCAGGGCTTGGGGCTGCCTACTTCGGGTATGGCAAAGTCAACGACCCCGTGCGGGTCGCGGTGATTGGTACCGGTGACGAAGGCAACGTCTTGATCGGCGGTTGTAACCCGGAATACGTCGACGTCAAAGCGATTTGTGACATCCGTCCCTTCAGCCAATTCCGCGCATTCAACGGTGACTGGTCGAGTCCAGCAGCCCTTGGACGTCGGCCTGGTTTGATCAATATCGCCGGCTACAAGAATGAAGCCGAAGCTCGCCGCAACGTGAAGGTCTACGATGGCAGCAACGGCGGGATCATGGCTTGCCTTGACGATCCCGATATCGAAGCGGTCATCATCGCACTCCCTCTTTGGCTGCATGCACCCGTTGCCGCTCAAGCAATGGAGCGTGGGCTGCACGTGTTGACTGAAAAACTGATGGCGCACAACGTGGCTCAGTGCAAAGTCATGGCTCGGATGTCGGCGGAATTGGAAGACAAAGCTGGTAACCCAATCCACCTCGCAACGGGCCACCAACGTCACTACAACGTCAAGTACGACAACGCGGTGAACTTGATCCGTTGGGGACTACTCGGCCAACTGCATCACATTCGTGCCCAGTGGCATCGTGGCAACCTGCCCGGAGCCGATAGTTGGTCGATGCCGATTCCCGGTGGCGAAAAGATGAAGAACGGAAAGATGTTCGACCGGATCGCCAAGGACTTGGAGTACCGCCGTAAGCAACTTGCAGACGCACCCGCAGAAGACGTGGAGCGGCTGCGAATGGAAGTGGCCCAGTGGGAAGCTTGGGATGCAGACAAAAATGTCGACCCGTCTAAGTTCGGATACGAGCAGTTCACCCTTCAAGACAAAATTTTCACCTCGATGGAAGAACTGCATCGTTGGCGTTTGTTCGATCGTACGGGTGCCGGTTTGATGGCGGAACTTGGTAGCCACCAACTTGATGCGGTTAGCATCTTCCTCAGCTCGCTACGTGATGATGGCAAGAAAGTCCACCCCTTGAGCGTTCACGCAGTCGGCGGGCGTCACATCATGCCGCTCGATCGTGAAGTCGGTGACCATGTTTACTGTATGTTCGAATTCCCGGGGCCGGATTACTCGGAAACGTTTGATGTCGGGTATTACGACCGCGTTGAAATGTACCCCAACCCTGACCAGCAGAATTATGGCCCGGTTGCCGGCTACGACACCGATCCGAACAAGAAGGTCGTGGTGACTTATTCGTCGATCAACGGCAACGGTTTCGGCGGCTGGGGCGAAGTCGTGATGGGAACCAAGGGGACTTTGATTCTCGATAAGGAAACCGACGTCCTGCTGTACCGCAACAGCGACACCAGCAGCAAGGTGGGTGTTTCGAAAAACGCTGGCGGCGGCTATGCACTCGATACGAGTGCCAGTGGCGACTTTGCCGCACCGACCGCGAAAGCGGCCGACGCGGGGCCGGTGAGTCGTGGCTATCGCGAAGAGATCGAAGATTGGGCCTACTGTATCCGTAACCCATCACCCGAAAATAAGGTTCGCTGCTATCCGGCCGTCGCCATGGGCGATGCCGTGATCGCGATGACGACCAACGTGGCGTTAAAGAACGCCAATAGTGGCAAGGGCGGTTACATGAAGTTCGAGGAAGATTGGTTCGAAGTCGACAACGACGCCACTCCCGATGGCAGCAAGATTGCGGACGCGGAAGCGTTCATGAAGAAGCCGGTTGCCTAG